One window of Myxocyprinus asiaticus isolate MX2 ecotype Aquarium Trade chromosome 6, UBuf_Myxa_2, whole genome shotgun sequence genomic DNA carries:
- the LOC127442296 gene encoding medium-chain specific acyl-CoA dehydrogenase, mitochondrial isoform X3 — MGLGIFDACLITEELAYGCTGVQTAIEANSLGQMPVIIAGNDAQRKKYLGRMTEEPLMCAYCVTEPGAGSDVAGIKTRAVKKGDEYVISGQKMWITNGGKANWYFLLARTESDPKCPASKAFTGFIVEADTPGVQPGRKEMNMGQRCSDTRGITFEDVRVPKENVLIGEGAGFKIAMGAFDKTRPPVAAGATGLAQRALDEATKYALERKTFGRLIAEHQAVSFLLAEMAMKVELARMAYQRSAWEVDEGRRNTYYASIAKAFAGDIANQCATDAVQIFGGNGFNSEYPVEKLMRDAKIYQIYEGTAQIQRLIISREHIGRFSQ, encoded by the exons ATGGGTCTGGGCATATTCGACGCATGCCTCATCACAGAGGAGCTGGCATATGGTTGCACTGGAGTACAGACAGCCATTGAGGCTAACTCTCTTGGA CAAATGCCAGTCATTATTGCTGGTAATGATGCTCAGAGGAAAAAGTATTTGGGCAGAATGACAGAGGAACCACTAATGTGT GCATACTGTGTGACCGAGCCAGGGGCAGGTTCTGACGTGGCTGGGATAAAGACCCGGGCTGTTAAGAAAGGAGACGAGTATGTGATCAGTGGTCAGAAAATGTGGATCACCAATGGGGGAAAGGCAAACTG GTACTTCCTGCTGGCCCGTACGGAATCTGATCCCAAATGCCCTGCTAGCAAGGCTTTTACAGGCTTTATTGTTGAAGCTGACACCCCTGGAGTCCAACCAGGTAGAAAG GAAATGAACATGGGCCAGAGATGCTCAGACACCAGGGGCATCACATTTGAGGATGTAAGAGTTCCTAAGGAGAATGTTTTGATTGGAGAAGGAGCTGGCTTTAAGATTGCCATGGGTGCATTTGACAAGACCAGACCACCA GTGGCTGCAGGTGCCACAGGACTTGCACAGAGAGCGCTAGATGAGGCCACCAAGTATGCTTTGGAGAGAAAGACTTTTGGCAGACTGATTGCAGAG CACCAGGCAGTGTCTTTCCTGCTTGCTGAAATGGCCATGAAAGTAGAGCTTGCCAGGATGGCGTATCAGAGATCAGCCTGGGAAGTGGATGAGGGCCGCAGAAACACCTACTACGCTTCGATTGCCAAGGCCTTTGCTGGAGACATTGCAAACCAGTGTGCCACTGATGCCGTCCAGATCTTTGGTGGAAACGGTTTCAACAGTGAATATCCTGTGGAGAAGCTGATGAGAGATGCCAAGATTTACCAG ATTTATGAAGGAACTGCACAAATCCAAAGGCTCATCATCTCAAGAGAGCACATTGGAAGATTCAGTCAGTGA
- the LOC127442296 gene encoding medium-chain specific acyl-CoA dehydrogenase, mitochondrial isoform X2, which yields MLFKKVLRAGVQAGLRFQNTGSQASARAATATLKTPHGGFSFELTDQQKEFQELARKFAREEIIPAAPAYDKSGEYPFPLIKRAWELGLMNGHIPEDCGGMGLGIFDACLITEELAYGCTGVQTAIEANSLGQMPVIIAGNDAQRKKYLGRMTEEPLMCAYCVTEPGAGSDVAGIKTRAVKKGDEYVISGQKMWITNGGKANWYFLLARTESDPKCPASKAFTGFIVEADTPGVQPGRKEMNMGQRCSDTRGITFEDVRVPKENVLIGEGAGFKIAMGAFDKTRPPVAAGATGLAQRALDEATKYALERKTFGRLIAEHQAVSFLLAEMAMKVELARMAYQRSAWEVDEGRRNTYYASIAKAFAGDIANQCATDAVQIFGGNGFNSEYPVEKLMRDAKIYQIYEGTAQIQRLIISREHIGRFSQ from the exons ATGCTTTTTAAAAAG GTTTTGAGGGCAGGTGTTCAGGCTGGACTCAGGTTTCAAAATACTGGCTCTCAAGCTAGTGCCAGGGCAGCTACTGCCACCTTGAAGACACCTCATGGAGGGTTCAGCTTTG AATTAACTGACCAGCAGAAAGAGTTCCAGGAGTTGGCCAGAAAGTTTGCACGGGAGGAGATTATCCCAGCTGCCCCAGCGTATGATAAAAGTGGTGAA TATCCATTCCCACTCATTAAGAGAGCATGGGAGCTTGGTCTAATGAATGGACATATTCCAGAAGACTGTG GTGGAATGGGTCTGGGCATATTCGACGCATGCCTCATCACAGAGGAGCTGGCATATGGTTGCACTGGAGTACAGACAGCCATTGAGGCTAACTCTCTTGGA CAAATGCCAGTCATTATTGCTGGTAATGATGCTCAGAGGAAAAAGTATTTGGGCAGAATGACAGAGGAACCACTAATGTGT GCATACTGTGTGACCGAGCCAGGGGCAGGTTCTGACGTGGCTGGGATAAAGACCCGGGCTGTTAAGAAAGGAGACGAGTATGTGATCAGTGGTCAGAAAATGTGGATCACCAATGGGGGAAAGGCAAACTG GTACTTCCTGCTGGCCCGTACGGAATCTGATCCCAAATGCCCTGCTAGCAAGGCTTTTACAGGCTTTATTGTTGAAGCTGACACCCCTGGAGTCCAACCAGGTAGAAAG GAAATGAACATGGGCCAGAGATGCTCAGACACCAGGGGCATCACATTTGAGGATGTAAGAGTTCCTAAGGAGAATGTTTTGATTGGAGAAGGAGCTGGCTTTAAGATTGCCATGGGTGCATTTGACAAGACCAGACCACCA GTGGCTGCAGGTGCCACAGGACTTGCACAGAGAGCGCTAGATGAGGCCACCAAGTATGCTTTGGAGAGAAAGACTTTTGGCAGACTGATTGCAGAG CACCAGGCAGTGTCTTTCCTGCTTGCTGAAATGGCCATGAAAGTAGAGCTTGCCAGGATGGCGTATCAGAGATCAGCCTGGGAAGTGGATGAGGGCCGCAGAAACACCTACTACGCTTCGATTGCCAAGGCCTTTGCTGGAGACATTGCAAACCAGTGTGCCACTGATGCCGTCCAGATCTTTGGTGGAAACGGTTTCAACAGTGAATATCCTGTGGAGAAGCTGATGAGAGATGCCAAGATTTACCAG ATTTATGAAGGAACTGCACAAATCCAAAGGCTCATCATCTCAAGAGAGCACATTGGAAGATTCAGTCAGTGA
- the LOC127442299 gene encoding geranylgeranyl transferase type-2 subunit beta — MGTQVKDVVINPDAPNTLFLDKHADYIAAYGSKKDDYEYTLSEYLRMSGIYWGLTVMDLMGQLSRMNREEIIEFIKSCQHDCGGISASTGHDPHLLYTLSAVQILSLYDSISDIDVNKVVDYVKGLQQEDGSFAGDKWGEIDTRFSFCAVATLALLGKLDAINVDKAVEFVLSCMNFDGGFGCRPGSESHAGQIYCCTGFLSITGQLHKVNADLLGWWLCERQLPSGGLNGRPEKLPDVCYSWWVLASLKIIGRIHWIDKAKLRTFILACQDEETGGFADRPGDMVDPFHTLFGVAGLSLLGDEQIKPVNPVFCMPEDVLQRIGLQPDLLS, encoded by the exons ATG GGGACCCAGGTTAAAGATGTGGTCATTAATCCTGATGCTCCAAACACCCTCTTCCTGGACAAACATGCTGACTATATTGCAGCCTATGGTTCCAAGAAGGATGATTAT GAGTACACACTGTCGGAGTACTTGAGGATGAGTGGTATTTACTGGGGCCTTACAGTAATGGACCTGATGGGTCAGCTCTCTCGAATGAACCGTGAGGAGATCATAGAGTTCATCAAGTCCTGCCAGCATGACTGCGGAGGCATCAGCGCCAGCACTGGCCACGACCCACATCTCCTCTACACCCTCAGCGCTGTAcag ATCCTGTCCTTGTATGATAGCATCAGTGACATTGATGTGAACAAAGTGGTGGACTATGTCAAAGGACTGCAGCAGGAGGACGGCTCATTCGCTGGGGACAAATGGG GGGAAATAGATACACGCTTTTCCTTTTGTGCGGTTGCGACATTGGCACTTCTG GGCAAGTTGGATGCTATCAACGTAGATAAAGCAGTGGAGTTTGTACTCTCCTGTATGAATTTTGATGGTGGATTTGGTTGCAGGCCTGGTTCAGAGTCTCACGCTGGTCAG ATTTACTGCTGTACAGGTTTTCTGTCCATCACTGGGCAACTCCATAAGGTCAATGCTGATCTGTTGGGCTGGTGGCTCTGTGAAAGACAGTTGCCATCAGGAGGCCTGAATGGGAGACCAGAGAAG CTACCTGATGTCTGCTATTCCTGGTGGGTTCTTGCCTCTTTGAAGATCATTGGCAGAATTCACTGGATCGACAAAGCAAAACTGCGTACTTTTATTCTTGCCTGCCAGGATGAAGAGACCGGAGGCTTCGCTGACAGGCCTGGAGACATG GTGGATCCTTTCCACACTCTGTTTGGTGTAGCTGGGCTGTCTTTGCTGGGAGATGAGCAGATCAAACCAGTGAACCCTGTGTTTTGCATGCCTGAGGATGTGCTTCAGAGGATTGGCCTCCAACCAGACTTGCTGAGCTAA
- the LOC127442296 gene encoding medium-chain specific acyl-CoA dehydrogenase, mitochondrial isoform X1, whose product MLFKKFVWQVLRAGVQAGLRFQNTGSQASARAATATLKTPHGGFSFELTDQQKEFQELARKFAREEIIPAAPAYDKSGEYPFPLIKRAWELGLMNGHIPEDCGGMGLGIFDACLITEELAYGCTGVQTAIEANSLGQMPVIIAGNDAQRKKYLGRMTEEPLMCAYCVTEPGAGSDVAGIKTRAVKKGDEYVISGQKMWITNGGKANWYFLLARTESDPKCPASKAFTGFIVEADTPGVQPGRKEMNMGQRCSDTRGITFEDVRVPKENVLIGEGAGFKIAMGAFDKTRPPVAAGATGLAQRALDEATKYALERKTFGRLIAEHQAVSFLLAEMAMKVELARMAYQRSAWEVDEGRRNTYYASIAKAFAGDIANQCATDAVQIFGGNGFNSEYPVEKLMRDAKIYQIYEGTAQIQRLIISREHIGRFSQ is encoded by the exons ATGCTTTTTAAAAAG ttTGTTTGGCAGGTTTTGAGGGCAGGTGTTCAGGCTGGACTCAGGTTTCAAAATACTGGCTCTCAAGCTAGTGCCAGGGCAGCTACTGCCACCTTGAAGACACCTCATGGAGGGTTCAGCTTTG AATTAACTGACCAGCAGAAAGAGTTCCAGGAGTTGGCCAGAAAGTTTGCACGGGAGGAGATTATCCCAGCTGCCCCAGCGTATGATAAAAGTGGTGAA TATCCATTCCCACTCATTAAGAGAGCATGGGAGCTTGGTCTAATGAATGGACATATTCCAGAAGACTGTG GTGGAATGGGTCTGGGCATATTCGACGCATGCCTCATCACAGAGGAGCTGGCATATGGTTGCACTGGAGTACAGACAGCCATTGAGGCTAACTCTCTTGGA CAAATGCCAGTCATTATTGCTGGTAATGATGCTCAGAGGAAAAAGTATTTGGGCAGAATGACAGAGGAACCACTAATGTGT GCATACTGTGTGACCGAGCCAGGGGCAGGTTCTGACGTGGCTGGGATAAAGACCCGGGCTGTTAAGAAAGGAGACGAGTATGTGATCAGTGGTCAGAAAATGTGGATCACCAATGGGGGAAAGGCAAACTG GTACTTCCTGCTGGCCCGTACGGAATCTGATCCCAAATGCCCTGCTAGCAAGGCTTTTACAGGCTTTATTGTTGAAGCTGACACCCCTGGAGTCCAACCAGGTAGAAAG GAAATGAACATGGGCCAGAGATGCTCAGACACCAGGGGCATCACATTTGAGGATGTAAGAGTTCCTAAGGAGAATGTTTTGATTGGAGAAGGAGCTGGCTTTAAGATTGCCATGGGTGCATTTGACAAGACCAGACCACCA GTGGCTGCAGGTGCCACAGGACTTGCACAGAGAGCGCTAGATGAGGCCACCAAGTATGCTTTGGAGAGAAAGACTTTTGGCAGACTGATTGCAGAG CACCAGGCAGTGTCTTTCCTGCTTGCTGAAATGGCCATGAAAGTAGAGCTTGCCAGGATGGCGTATCAGAGATCAGCCTGGGAAGTGGATGAGGGCCGCAGAAACACCTACTACGCTTCGATTGCCAAGGCCTTTGCTGGAGACATTGCAAACCAGTGTGCCACTGATGCCGTCCAGATCTTTGGTGGAAACGGTTTCAACAGTGAATATCCTGTGGAGAAGCTGATGAGAGATGCCAAGATTTACCAG ATTTATGAAGGAACTGCACAAATCCAAAGGCTCATCATCTCAAGAGAGCACATTGGAAGATTCAGTCAGTGA